TCTTTTGTTCAAAATATATTTAATAATATAATAAAAATGTTATATCCATTCACACCTCATATTAGTTTCATTTTATGGAAACAATTAAATAATAATACTAATATTGATTATGAAACATGGCCTATATGTCATCCGAATGTAAATAATAAAAAAAATATAAACTTTATTATACAAATTAATGGAAAGAAAAAAAAAATTATTACAGTACCATATAATCTTAATAAAATAAAAATTCTTAATTTATTAAAACAAGAAAAAACAATATCTATAATACTCCAAAAAAATAAAATTAAAAAAATTATATATATAAAAAATAAATTAATAAATTTAGTAATATAAAATGAATATATATATTAAACCTAAAAAAGTAAAAAAAATACTATTAAAAAATTTTTATTATAATTACTTAATCATAGAAAACAATTTTATGATATCACAAGAAATTCAAGAAAAAATAATAAAACATTATAATAAAAAAAAATATAACACAATTATTCAATTACAAGTCACATCAAAAATTGATTTTAAAAAAATATATTACGAATACCAACAAAAACAACTATTTATAAAAAAAAAAATATTATTTGTTACTGTACAACATATTATAAATACTAATATTATTAATAGTATAAATATATTATTAAATTATGGAAATAATAATATTATATTAGTATTCATATTACCAGATTTACAATGTCGATACATGTATCTATTAAATGGGTTAAATAATACAAAAATAATTATAATATCTTGTAATAACATATCAAAAATAAAAAATAAAATATGGATTATCAAACAGACAAAAAAAATGAATTTACATTTAAAAAATCCAATAATTAAAATTTTATCATATTATTATGAAAATAATTTATTTATGTTATTTAAAATACTACAAATATTAAAAATTATTAATCCTAAAAAAATTACTACGCAATATATTAAAAATATTATAGAAGATTCTGTCTATTTCACATTTAAACAACTCTTATATTCTTTACTATTAAAAAAAAAAATACAATATATAAGAATATTAAATTTCTTTCAAAAAAACAATTATAATATATTATCTTTATTAAGATATATACAAAAAAAAATAATATTATTAATAGAATTAAAAAATAAATACAAAAAAAATACCACACATAATATACAAAAAAAAAATAAATTTATATTGGAAAATATCAATCAAAAAAAAATATACAAAATCATACATTATTTACAAAAAATAGAACAAAATATTAAAAAATATGATAATGATTTGATATGGATATATTTTAAAATGTTAATTACTATTATATAATATTGTTTAATAATATATGTATCCAAGGTTAATATATAATAAAATAACACTTTTATTCTCAAAATGATATCTTAATAATATTAAGATTCAAATTTATACATCAAAACACCATAAATTAAAAATTAAATCTTTAATATCAAAAATAAAATATGCCACTTAAAATATTTAACTTAACTCATTTAAAATGTCCAGATACTATAGTTTGCTTTAGAAAAATAATGAGGAAAATTCATCATGAAAATATTATTATTATTATATCCCATGATATTTCAACAACATGGGATATACCACTATTTTGTAATTTTATGAATTATAAAATAATAAAACAGAAAATTAGAAACAAACCATATCAATTTTGGATAAAAAAATAAAAATATACATGATATATTATAAATTTATTAAAATCATTAACATTCTACGTAATGGTTCAGCAGCACCCCATAATAATTGATCACCTACTGTAAATACAGAAATAGTTTTTAAACCTACATTTAATTTTCTAATACGACCCACTAAAACATTTAAAGTACCTGTCACAGCATTAGGAGTTAATAAATTTAATGTAGAATGCATATCATTAGGAACTATTTTCACCCACATATTGTGTTTTTTAATAATATCAACAATATTTGAATAAGACAAATCCTGTTTTAATTTTATAATAAATGATTGACTATGACATCT
The sequence above is drawn from the Buchnera aphidicola (Pterocallis alni) genome and encodes:
- a CDS encoding sulfurtransferase TusA family protein, whose product is MPLKIFNLTHLKCPDTIVCFRKIMRKIHHENIIIIISHDISTTWDIPLFCNFMNYKIIKQKIRNKPYQFWIKK